The following coding sequences lie in one Candidatus Phytoplasma solani genomic window:
- a CDS encoding DUF2779 domain-containing protein: MVLNSDYVLEQGKVDKKDSNLITLIDLTKIAFQGKHLLNQDSELLIKHLAIRKTTNLQENFLPQKILTFLESIPDQDSIFNYFDHNHGFSGKKISDLIEQKYYQALSLPLEWLNRSSNRIQYHTLKKKLPYYHFDKIDLGLKQIKYPIYYLDFESFPCPFPRFFGERPYSQSLFQFSLHIEKTPGLCNKEHDHISFLAINHKDHRKSLLKKLLNSICDDGGSIIVYHKPFEIGRLKELALLFPAEKEKIDNLIARIFDLKDLLKGNKEFYQNLGLDKEEAKGINFYHPQLQGSYSIKKIAPLFCDLTYDNLIIQNGVQAFITYLRLPNMSENEFRIQYQALVAYCQQDTYVMVEILRSLQAKNQNRNFFHLTLEDFN, encoded by the coding sequence GTGGTTTTAAATAGTGATTATGTTTTAGAACAAGGCAAGGTTGACAAAAAAGATTCAAATTTGATTACTTTGATTGATTTAACTAAAATTGCTTTTCAAGGTAAACATTTATTAAACCAAGATAGCGAGCTTTTAATTAAACATTTGGCAATTAGAAAAACAACCAACTTGCAAGAAAATTTTTTACCGCAAAAAATCTTAACTTTTTTAGAATCAATCCCTGATCAAGATAGTATTTTTAATTATTTTGACCATAATCACGGCTTTTCGGGTAAAAAAATATCAGATTTGATTGAACAAAAATATTATCAAGCTCTTAGTTTGCCTTTGGAATGGCTTAATCGCAGTAGCAATCGGATTCAATATCACACCTTAAAAAAGAAACTCCCTTATTATCATTTCGATAAGATTGATTTAGGTTTAAAACAAATAAAATATCCGATTTATTATTTGGATTTTGAATCTTTTCCTTGCCCTTTTCCAAGGTTTTTTGGTGAAAGACCTTATAGTCAATCTCTTTTTCAGTTTTCCTTGCATATTGAAAAAACGCCTGGTTTATGCAACAAAGAACACGATCATATCTCTTTTTTAGCTATAAATCACAAAGATCACAGAAAATCTTTGTTAAAAAAATTATTAAATAGTATTTGTGATGATGGGGGTTCGATTATTGTTTACCATAAACCTTTTGAAATTGGTCGTTTAAAAGAGTTAGCTTTATTGTTTCCTGCAGAAAAAGAAAAAATCGATAATTTAATTGCTAGAATTTTTGACCTCAAAGATCTTTTAAAAGGTAATAAGGAATTTTACCAAAATTTAGGACTTGATAAAGAGGAAGCCAAAGGGATTAATTTCTATCATCCACAATTGCAAGGTTCTTATTCGATTAAAAAAATCGCTCCTTTGTTTTGTGATCTAACTTATGATAATTTGATAATCCAAAACGGAGTTCAAGCTTTTATAACTTATCTTAGATTACCGAACATGTCAGAAAACGAATTTCGCATTCAATATCAAGCTTTAGTGGCATATTGTCAACAAGATACTTATGTAATGGTAGAAATTTTAAGAAGTTTGCAAGCTAAAAACCAAAATAGAAACTTTTTTCATCTCACTTTAGAAGATTTTAATTGA
- the infB gene encoding translation initiation factor IF-2: MTFKKKTNKPAANKTTFQSDKHKKIKKTYLFNPEDKVSQIAQAFGISSAVLVKKLLQLGVEANINQTLDQEIIKILAKECNVEFKEETLTTIINEEKKLKKTTTQLKDQANLEKMPPIVTIMGHVDHGKTTLLDAIRKTRVVDQEFGGITQHIGAYQVEYRSYKITFIDTPGHEAFDKMRARGAKITNICILVVAVDDSVKPQTIEALKHAQQAKIPIIVALNKVDKPNNNSQQIMTELSSFNLLPEEWGGTTPYISISALKREGLDKLLEMILLLSEIQDLKGNSHNSAEGTVIEASLDKSLGPVATFIVSNGNLKVGDIVVVGNTYGKIRSMKDENQKLLKKVLPSQPVRVSGLKEVPQAGDFFYVVANEKQARQIVDASKATQQDSLVKTILPQDLTSILQNLEDEKPKELNIILKVDTQGSLEALRGMIDKIKVSDLKINLLRASVGTITEKDIDLAHSSESMLIGFNIKTTSSILKLAQGQKIKIIMHNVIYRIIEDIEKKLKQMVKPIFEEVITGKAEVRKVFQISKIGSIAGCYVIQGIVNNDDFAKVIRNNEVIFKGKINSLKRLKENIKSSKQGYECGILLDNFNDFVINDIIETSKLSKVED, translated from the coding sequence ATGACCTTTAAGAAAAAAACAAATAAACCAGCCGCTAATAAAACTACTTTTCAATCAGATAAACACAAAAAAATAAAAAAAACTTATTTATTCAATCCCGAAGATAAGGTTTCACAAATTGCTCAGGCTTTTGGGATTTCTAGTGCTGTTTTGGTTAAGAAATTATTACAATTAGGGGTAGAAGCCAACATTAATCAAACTTTAGACCAAGAAATAATTAAGATTTTAGCTAAAGAATGTAATGTTGAATTCAAAGAAGAAACTCTAACAACTATAATAAATGAAGAAAAAAAACTAAAAAAAACAACCACCCAATTAAAAGATCAAGCTAATTTAGAAAAGATGCCTCCGATTGTAACTATTATGGGACATGTTGATCACGGCAAAACCACTTTATTAGATGCAATTCGCAAAACTCGTGTTGTTGACCAAGAATTTGGCGGAATCACCCAACATATAGGAGCTTATCAAGTTGAATATCGAAGTTATAAAATAACTTTTATTGACACTCCCGGACATGAAGCTTTTGATAAGATGAGAGCTAGAGGGGCGAAAATAACAAACATTTGCATTTTAGTTGTAGCAGTTGATGATTCTGTCAAACCTCAAACCATTGAAGCCTTAAAACATGCTCAACAAGCTAAAATCCCTATTATTGTGGCTCTTAATAAAGTCGATAAGCCCAACAATAATAGTCAACAAATCATGACAGAATTGTCAAGTTTTAATTTATTGCCAGAAGAATGGGGTGGGACTACCCCTTATATATCCATTTCAGCTCTCAAAAGGGAAGGACTAGATAAATTATTAGAAATGATTTTACTTTTAAGTGAAATTCAAGATTTAAAAGGCAACTCACACAATTCAGCCGAAGGAACAGTTATTGAAGCTAGTTTGGATAAATCCTTAGGACCAGTAGCTACTTTTATCGTTAGCAATGGTAATTTAAAAGTAGGCGATATTGTAGTTGTTGGCAACACTTACGGCAAAATTCGTTCTATGAAAGATGAAAACCAAAAACTGTTAAAAAAAGTTCTACCTTCTCAACCGGTCAGAGTTTCTGGCTTAAAAGAAGTTCCACAAGCAGGAGATTTTTTTTATGTAGTAGCTAATGAAAAACAAGCTCGTCAAATTGTTGACGCCTCTAAAGCAACACAACAAGATTCTTTGGTTAAAACCATATTGCCACAAGATTTAACTAGTATTTTACAAAACTTAGAAGATGAAAAGCCGAAAGAATTAAACATCATCTTAAAAGTAGATACTCAAGGCAGTTTAGAGGCTTTACGCGGAATGATTGATAAAATTAAAGTTTCTGATTTAAAAATTAATCTTTTGCGCGCCTCAGTTGGAACTATTACTGAAAAAGATATTGACTTAGCTCATTCTTCGGAAAGCATGTTGATAGGATTTAACATTAAAACAACATCTTCGATTTTAAAATTAGCCCAAGGACAAAAAATAAAAATCATAATGCATAACGTAATCTATCGCATTATCGAAGATATTGAAAAAAAATTAAAACAGATGGTAAAACCTATTTTTGAAGAAGTTATCACAGGTAAAGCTGAAGTTAGAAAAGTATTTCAAATTAGTAAAATTGGTAGTATTGCTGGTTGTTACGTAATCCAAGGGATTGTTAATAACGATGATTTTGCCAAAGTGATAAGAAATAACGAAGTTATCTTTAAAGGTAAAATTAACTCTTTAAAACGTTTAAAGGAAAATATTAAATCTTCTAAGCAAGGTTATGAATGTGGTATTTTATTGGATAACTTTAATGATTTTGTAATCAATGATATTATAGAGACATCTAAATTAAGTAAAGTGGAGGATTAA
- the rbfA gene encoding 30S ribosome-binding factor RbfA produces the protein MIVTTADRMASAIKKELILINEIIQDEQIGYINLTEVQVTKDLSFANIYYTILSDSPDILKLTADTIEQNKIVIRMELAKKIKNFRKIPNLVFKYDKSLSYGRHIENILKDIKK, from the coding sequence ATGATTGTAACAACAGCAGATAGAATGGCTAGCGCCATTAAAAAAGAATTAATTTTAATCAATGAAATTATTCAAGACGAACAAATAGGTTACATCAACTTAACTGAAGTTCAAGTGACCAAAGATTTATCTTTTGCAAATATTTATTACACTATTTTAAGTGATTCTCCCGACATTTTAAAATTAACCGCCGATACAATTGAACAAAATAAAATTGTTATTAGGATGGAATTAGCTAAAAAAATTAAAAACTTTCGAAAAATACCTAATTTAGTTTTTAAATATGATAAATCTTTATCTTATGGACGTCATATAGAAAACATTTTAAAAGATATCAAGAAGTAA
- a CDS encoding acetate kinase, translated as MKIMSINSGSSSLKFQLLEMPQQLLIASGLIERISYNNATFTLKTPNNKETQTLEIKDHQQAVTLLLDMLIRKQVITNLEEIEGVGHRIVQGGELFQDSTVLTDEAIAKIESLCDLAPLHNPANLISIRAFKKVLPSLFQVGVFDTTFHQTIPAVNFLYATPYQWYQKYQIRKYGFHGTSYKFITEKMEQILNKKDAKLIICHAGNGVSLCAVDAGKSLDTSMGFTPLEGVPMGTRSGNIDPAVIKFIADKENQSIGEVINDLNKKSGYLGVSGISNDIRDILVEIDKGNPQARLSFDIQVKRIVDYIASYYVLLKGIDALVFTAGIGENSAFFRSEIIQRLAVLGFKLDEQKNKAQGQIALITAPDSLIQAFTIPTNEELAIACDVIRIQNEQIRDNKNRC; from the coding sequence ATGAAAATTATGTCAATTAATTCAGGCAGTTCTTCTTTAAAATTTCAATTATTAGAAATGCCTCAACAGCTTTTAATCGCTTCGGGTTTAATTGAAAGAATTAGTTACAATAATGCAACTTTTACCCTTAAAACCCCAAACAATAAAGAAACCCAAACCTTAGAAATTAAAGACCATCAACAAGCAGTCACATTATTGTTAGATATGTTAATTCGCAAACAAGTAATTACAAATTTAGAAGAAATAGAAGGAGTCGGCCATAGGATCGTTCAAGGAGGGGAGTTGTTTCAAGATTCAACTGTTTTAACTGATGAAGCGATTGCCAAAATCGAAAGTCTTTGTGATTTAGCCCCTTTGCACAACCCCGCCAATCTTATAAGCATTAGAGCTTTTAAAAAGGTTTTGCCGTCTTTATTTCAAGTAGGAGTTTTTGATACCACCTTTCATCAAACCATTCCTGCAGTAAATTTTTTATATGCCACCCCTTATCAATGGTATCAAAAATATCAAATCCGAAAATATGGCTTTCATGGTACCTCTTATAAATTTATTACCGAAAAAATGGAACAAATTTTAAATAAAAAAGACGCCAAATTAATCATTTGTCACGCTGGTAACGGAGTTTCTTTGTGTGCGGTTGATGCTGGCAAATCTTTGGACACGTCAATGGGTTTTACCCCTTTAGAGGGGGTGCCAATGGGAACGCGCAGTGGTAACATTGATCCAGCAGTGATCAAATTTATCGCTGATAAAGAAAACCAAAGCATTGGAGAAGTGATTAATGATTTAAATAAAAAATCAGGTTATCTTGGAGTCTCTGGGATTTCTAACGATATACGCGATATTCTAGTCGAAATCGATAAAGGCAACCCACAAGCCCGTTTATCTTTTGATATCCAAGTCAAACGGATAGTTGATTATATCGCCAGTTATTACGTTTTATTAAAAGGGATTGATGCTTTAGTCTTTACTGCTGGCATTGGGGAAAATTCAGCTTTTTTTAGATCTGAAATTATTCAACGCTTAGCTGTTTTAGGATTCAAATTAGATGAACAAAAAAATAAAGCCCAAGGACAAATTGCCTTAATTACTGCTCCTGATTCTCTCATTCAAGCTTTTACGATTCCGACTAACGAAGAATTAGCAATTGCTTGCGATGTAATAAGAATCCAAAATGAACAAATTCGCGATAACAAAAATCGCTGTTAA
- the nusA gene encoding transcription termination factor NusA, with the protein MISKNFFKLLDKIVQERDLPRKEVIEAFGKGLIAGCKKNHQVKSCRVQMRENKSEILLYKQFIVADKTNIGMINLKELTPIDLSEAQTIKPQAKVGQIIEIKVDPKEFNLYAIKEFKNQFNEELTKRKRENIYHFFKEQEGKLISAKVISENERFYNLELEKEITTLLPKKEISDNNVPHIGERIQVFLSEVRKTNKWPKIFVSYNHVGLVVKVFEENIPEIQEGIVKIMAIARISGERTKIGLNSQDPQVDAIGSCIGANSSRIKYIIKILKGEKIDLFNWSEDQKELISNALRPAQCVNVIIKNEVNKYAVAIIPDDQFSLAIGKLGKNVKLAVEVTKWNIDIKTLSQAKEEGII; encoded by the coding sequence TTGATTAGTAAGAATTTTTTTAAACTATTAGATAAGATAGTACAAGAAAGAGATTTGCCGCGCAAAGAAGTGATTGAAGCATTTGGCAAAGGATTAATCGCCGGTTGTAAAAAAAATCATCAAGTAAAAAGTTGCCGTGTTCAAATGAGAGAAAATAAAAGCGAAATTCTTCTATATAAACAATTTATAGTTGCTGATAAAACCAACATTGGCATGATTAATTTAAAAGAATTAACCCCGATTGATTTATCAGAGGCACAAACTATTAAACCACAAGCAAAAGTAGGACAAATTATCGAAATTAAAGTCGATCCAAAAGAATTTAATTTATACGCCATCAAAGAATTTAAAAACCAGTTTAATGAAGAATTAACCAAAAGGAAAAGAGAAAACATTTATCATTTTTTTAAAGAACAAGAAGGTAAATTGATTAGTGCTAAAGTTATTTCAGAAAACGAAAGATTTTATAACCTTGAATTAGAAAAAGAGATTACTACTTTATTACCCAAAAAAGAAATTTCTGACAACAATGTACCACATATAGGCGAAAGAATTCAAGTTTTTTTATCAGAAGTTAGAAAAACTAATAAATGGCCTAAAATTTTTGTTAGTTATAATCATGTCGGACTTGTGGTGAAAGTCTTTGAAGAAAACATCCCCGAAATCCAAGAAGGGATTGTAAAAATTATGGCAATTGCCCGCATTTCGGGCGAAAGAACTAAAATTGGCTTAAATTCACAAGATCCTCAAGTTGATGCAATCGGCTCTTGCATTGGTGCAAACAGTAGTCGGATTAAATATATTATCAAAATTTTAAAAGGCGAAAAAATTGATTTGTTTAATTGGAGCGAAGACCAAAAAGAATTAATTAGTAACGCCCTAAGACCGGCTCAATGTGTTAATGTGATTATCAAAAACGAAGTTAATAAATATGCTGTAGCAATTATTCCAGATGATCAATTTTCTTTGGCAATCGGAAAATTAGGCAAAAACGTAAAATTAGCCGTAGAAGTGACTAAATGGAATATTGATATCAAAACTTTATCTCAAGCAAAGGAAGAAGGAATCATATAA
- a CDS encoding YlxR family protein, whose protein sequence is MNIARICIVSKKKQHTNNMIRVNATKLGKVAIDLDQKLQGRGAYLSFNQKYIQLAQKKRLLDKKLKTRVPETIYSELLKLVRSTTIKKTILYNN, encoded by the coding sequence ATGAATATTGCAAGAATATGTATAGTTTCTAAAAAAAAACAACACACTAACAATATGATTAGAGTTAATGCTACTAAATTAGGCAAAGTAGCAATTGATTTAGACCAAAAACTACAAGGAAGAGGAGCTTATTTGAGTTTCAATCAAAAATATATTCAATTAGCTCAAAAAAAAAGACTTTTAGATAAAAAACTCAAAACTCGCGTCCCAGAAACAATTTATTCAGAACTTTTAAAGTTGGTTCGGTCAACAACAATCAAAAAAACAATTTTATACAACAATTAA
- the pth gene encoding aminoacyl-tRNA hydrolase, with translation MKIIIGLGNKGQQFKNTRHNVGFLVLDSFLKQNQHQIIEKTDTAHIYKVQDSLLIQPQKYMNLSGEVVKHILNKYQTKIEDILVIVDDIYLSEGKIKLKIQGGHGGHNGLRNIIDCCGTKNFKRLKIGVGYDSQIPLNQHLLTPFNLQKEKEILQNIDVINKIIIKFIQGVEFNSLMNYYNIKKSN, from the coding sequence ATGAAAATTATTATTGGTTTAGGGAATAAAGGACAACAATTTAAAAATACTCGTCATAATGTGGGATTTTTAGTTTTAGATTCTTTTTTAAAACAAAATCAACATCAAATAATCGAAAAGACAGATACAGCCCATATTTATAAAGTACAAGACTCTTTGTTGATTCAACCACAAAAATATATGAATTTATCTGGCGAAGTAGTGAAACATATTTTAAATAAATATCAAACAAAAATAGAAGATATTTTAGTTATTGTAGATGATATTTATTTATCAGAAGGAAAAATCAAATTAAAAATTCAAGGCGGACATGGAGGACATAATGGTTTAAGAAATATTATTGACTGTTGTGGAACTAAAAATTTTAAAAGATTAAAAATAGGGGTTGGTTATGACTCTCAAATTCCTTTAAATCAGCACCTTTTAACACCTTTTAACCTTCAAAAAGAAAAAGAGATTTTACAAAATATCGATGTTATTAATAAAATTATTATTAAATTTATTCAAGGAGTTGAATTTAATTCTTTGATGAACTATTATAATATTAAAAAATCGAATTAG
- the priA gene encoding primosomal protein N', with translation MIAQVIIDLKTSSLNRCFDYLIPENLLSLAQKGMRVVVPFGAKNLYRLGYIIDIQLTSQFANKELIDILDEQPYFNEELFLLADNMLQNPFSLKALVYQTIMPKSFLITHLKEITIIKPQLIPKNIKINFPKKNKFLVNANHKMMSSLQVLSQQGIIFIKDISKTRKIEKNTLFYVLNVELQELQSLKLTPKQEAFIKILVNYQNKTILFETFIDRKEALRWTSESIIQALIKKKIIVPTLKKTDVVLEHHFTPLKQDKKITLNEEQQQVLKSIRFNQYQTYLLHGKTGSGKTEIYLNLIEQVLKMQQQVLLIVPEVMLIASLLQRLEAKFDKEKIAVFHSYLSPLQKQTQFNKIKTQTAQIVLGTRSAIFASLNHLGIIIIDEEHDDSLIEKNQAPYDTKELAQIRANYHRIPLILGSATPSLESYYQVLQKKYQLLKLTKRALIGTLPRIKLIDMKEELKNGNLEPFSITLKTALEQTLARGEQAILFINTKGFSPFVLCRFCGNVPKCQNCDSSLTYYRQKQILKCNYCSYQKAFTNQCSNCCKKAVKPLGVGIEYIENHLQKHFKHAKIIKFDSDNVTKLTQYERLWNDFQEHKADILLGTQMITKGLDFHQVTLVGILMADALLKIPSFKASEKTFQLLLQAAGRCARKKEGQVIVQSYNSDHFAIKKAVIYDEDNFVKQLLQERLISQTSPFGYLSKILITHSNFKKVFDVAHQIKDILETTICHPKIKVLGPVLSMMPKKNNRYRVLLTLKYNHWPLNLEFITTQKIHQDCLLFFDRFADLL, from the coding sequence TTGATAGCTCAAGTTATTATAGATTTAAAAACATCTTCTTTAAATCGTTGCTTTGATTATTTAATTCCTGAAAATTTGCTTTCTTTGGCACAAAAAGGGATGAGAGTCGTTGTTCCTTTTGGAGCCAAAAATTTATATCGTTTAGGTTATATCATAGACATTCAATTAACCAGTCAATTCGCTAATAAAGAATTAATTGATATCTTAGACGAGCAACCTTATTTTAACGAAGAATTATTTTTATTGGCAGATAACATGCTCCAAAACCCTTTTAGCCTCAAAGCTTTAGTTTATCAAACTATCATGCCAAAGAGTTTTTTAATCACCCACTTAAAAGAAATAACAATTATAAAACCTCAATTAATCCCTAAAAACATAAAAATTAATTTTCCTAAAAAAAACAAATTTCTAGTTAACGCTAACCATAAAATGATGTCTTCACTGCAAGTTTTATCGCAACAAGGTATTATTTTTATAAAAGATATTTCCAAGACAAGAAAAATAGAAAAAAATACTCTTTTTTATGTTTTAAATGTGGAATTACAAGAATTACAAAGTTTAAAATTAACCCCTAAACAAGAAGCATTTATAAAAATATTAGTCAATTATCAAAACAAAACTATTCTCTTTGAAACCTTTATCGACAGAAAAGAAGCTTTACGTTGGACTTCAGAAAGTATCATCCAAGCGCTAATCAAAAAAAAAATCATTGTACCGACTTTAAAAAAGACAGACGTTGTTTTAGAACATCATTTTACCCCACTCAAACAAGATAAAAAAATCACTTTAAATGAAGAACAACAACAAGTGTTAAAAAGTATTCGGTTCAACCAATATCAAACTTATCTTTTGCACGGCAAAACAGGTTCCGGCAAGACAGAAATTTATTTAAATTTAATTGAGCAAGTTTTAAAAATGCAGCAACAAGTTTTATTAATTGTGCCGGAAGTGATGTTGATAGCTTCTTTGTTACAACGTTTAGAGGCTAAATTTGACAAGGAAAAAATAGCTGTTTTTCATAGTTATTTAAGTCCCTTGCAAAAACAAACTCAGTTTAACAAAATTAAAACCCAAACCGCTCAAATTGTCTTAGGGACGAGAAGTGCTATTTTTGCATCCTTAAATCATTTAGGCATAATTATTATCGATGAAGAACATGATGATTCTTTGATTGAAAAAAACCAAGCCCCTTATGATACCAAAGAATTAGCCCAAATTAGAGCCAATTATCACAGGATTCCTTTGATTTTAGGTAGTGCGACTCCCTCTTTGGAAAGTTATTATCAAGTTTTACAAAAAAAATATCAACTATTAAAATTAACCAAAAGGGCTTTGATCGGCACTTTACCTCGCATTAAATTAATCGATATGAAAGAAGAGTTAAAAAATGGCAATTTAGAACCGTTTTCAATCACTTTAAAAACTGCCTTAGAACAAACTTTAGCCAGAGGAGAACAAGCGATTTTATTTATTAATACCAAAGGATTTTCGCCTTTTGTTTTATGTCGTTTCTGCGGTAACGTTCCTAAATGTCAAAATTGTGATTCAAGCCTGACCTATTATCGTCAAAAACAAATTTTAAAATGTAATTATTGCAGTTATCAAAAAGCTTTTACTAATCAATGCAGTAATTGTTGTAAAAAAGCAGTGAAACCTTTAGGAGTTGGGATTGAATATATCGAAAATCATTTGCAAAAACATTTTAAACACGCTAAAATAATTAAATTTGATTCAGATAATGTCACCAAATTGACTCAATATGAAAGGTTGTGGAATGATTTCCAAGAACACAAAGCCGATATTTTATTAGGAACGCAAATGATTACCAAAGGACTTGATTTTCATCAAGTAACTTTAGTTGGCATCTTGATGGCTGATGCTCTTCTCAAAATACCATCTTTTAAAGCCTCAGAAAAAACTTTTCAATTATTACTTCAAGCCGCTGGTCGTTGTGCCAGAAAAAAAGAAGGGCAAGTGATTGTTCAAAGTTATAATTCAGACCATTTTGCCATCAAAAAAGCTGTTATTTATGATGAAGATAATTTTGTCAAACAACTTTTGCAAGAAAGATTAATCTCTCAAACATCGCCTTTTGGATATTTGAGTAAAATTTTGATCACTCACTCTAACTTTAAAAAAGTCTTTGATGTAGCTCATCAAATCAAAGATATTTTAGAAACAACTATTTGTCATCCGAAAATTAAAGTTTTAGGGCCTGTTTTATCGATGATGCCAAAAAAAAACAATCGTTACCGTGTTTTGTTAACTTTGAAATACAATCATTGGCCTTTAAATCTAGAATTTATTACAACTCAAAAGATACATCAAGACTGTTTGCTTTTTTTTGATCGTTTTGCTGATTTGTTGTAA
- the smpB gene encoding SsrA-binding protein SmpB, with product MKTIVTNKKALYDYFLEKKKYHAGIQLLGSEVKSIRLGKTNFNNAYAYIKNEEIFIVNMVILKYPFSRSLDYDENRTKKLLLQKQEIIQINNKIKTQSLSIIPLKLYFDKNLVKIEIALAKGKKKYDKRNSLKEKEANLSIQKTLKKMNQ from the coding sequence ATGAAAACAATTGTTACCAACAAAAAAGCTCTTTATGATTATTTTTTAGAAAAGAAAAAGTATCATGCTGGAATCCAATTATTAGGAAGCGAAGTTAAATCAATTCGTTTAGGTAAAACCAATTTCAATAACGCTTATGCTTATATCAAAAATGAAGAGATTTTTATAGTTAATATGGTTATTTTAAAATATCCTTTTAGCCGTTCTTTAGATTATGATGAAAACAGGACTAAAAAACTTTTATTGCAGAAACAAGAAATTATCCAAATCAATAACAAAATCAAAACGCAAAGTCTTTCGATTATTCCTTTGAAGCTTTATTTTGACAAAAATTTAGTAAAAATTGAGATTGCATTAGCGAAAGGTAAAAAAAAATACGATAAAAGAAATAGTTTGAAAGAAAAAGAAGCTAATTTATCGATTCAAAAAACTTTAAAAAAAATGAATCAATAA
- a CDS encoding hemolysin family protein, giving the protein MYPILLLIILILLNAFFAASEISFISTNESKIELDIKEGNKKALRVKKIKEKPTTFLSVIQIMIHMITFFQGNIVTSYFLKSQENIDIFSFTITQQMQHILIEAIIISASIVFGELIPKRLAMNAPAKTAYFFATPILLIACLIKPLVWFLTKISNSFLMVCGINSNKSQVFISEDELRLMLNSSYHKGVIDKNENKMIQNIFDFDHTAIYEVMRHRTQVVAINADITKEEMIEFIKKQKYTRFPIYKNNIDNIIGVVHIKDIFKYFMFQTCDETFNLKNFIREAFFVPDSKNVSELFREMKANKNHMAIVIDEHGGTAGIITFEDLIEEILGEIADEYDKDEEIMIKEISQGEYIVNGFSNLEEIEEVIKIEFDSGDYDTLSGFLIGQLGRFPQKDEHIKINYKGYRFESLRHQDKVITKIKITKNN; this is encoded by the coding sequence ATGTATCCAATATTATTGTTAATTATTTTGATTTTATTAAACGCTTTTTTTGCCGCCAGCGAAATATCTTTTATTTCTACTAACGAAAGTAAAATTGAGTTAGACATTAAAGAAGGCAACAAAAAAGCTTTAAGAGTCAAAAAAATTAAAGAAAAGCCAACAACTTTTTTATCTGTTATTCAAATTATGATTCATATGATTACTTTTTTTCAGGGTAATATTGTAACATCTTATTTTTTAAAATCCCAAGAAAATATTGATATTTTTTCGTTTACAATTACACAACAGATGCAACACATCTTAATTGAAGCTATCATTATTAGTGCTTCTATTGTTTTTGGTGAATTAATTCCAAAACGTTTAGCTATGAATGCTCCTGCCAAAACAGCTTATTTTTTTGCCACTCCTATTTTATTAATTGCTTGTCTTATTAAGCCTTTAGTTTGGTTTTTGACGAAAATTAGTAATTCTTTTTTAATGGTTTGTGGCATTAACTCAAACAAAAGTCAGGTGTTTATTTCAGAAGATGAACTACGTCTAATGTTAAACTCGAGTTATCACAAAGGGGTTATTGATAAAAACGAAAACAAGATGATCCAAAATATTTTTGATTTTGATCATACAGCTATTTATGAAGTGATGCGTCATCGCACTCAAGTTGTAGCTATTAATGCCGATATTACTAAAGAAGAAATGATTGAATTTATCAAAAAGCAAAAATATACTCGTTTTCCTATCTATAAAAACAACATTGATAATATCATAGGTGTTGTTCACATCAAAGACATTTTTAAATATTTCATGTTTCAAACTTGTGATGAAACTTTTAACCTTAAAAATTTTATCAGAGAAGCTTTTTTTGTTCCAGACTCTAAAAATGTGAGCGAACTGTTTCGAGAAATGAAAGCCAATAAAAATCATATGGCGATAGTCATCGATGAACATGGTGGCACAGCAGGTATTATTACTTTCGAAGATTTAATTGAAGAAATATTAGGCGAAATTGCTGATGAATACGACAAAGATGAAGAAATAATGATTAAAGAAATTTCTCAAGGTGAATACATTGTTAATGGTTTTTCTAATTTAGAAGAAATTGAAGAAGTTATTAAAATTGAGTTTGATAGCGGGGATTATGATACTTTAAGTGGTTTTTTAATTGGTCAACTAGGTAGATTCCCGCAAAAAGATGAACACATTAAAATTAACTACAAAGGATATCGATTTGAATCTTTGCGACACCAAGATAAAGTTATTACCAAAATTAAAATTACCAAAAATAATTAA